The genomic segment GCTACTGGGTGTTCGAGGGCGACTACCTGCCGGCGCAGCGGCCGTCGTGGAACTATCGCGCCGAAGACGGCGGCGGCATGACCCTCGACATGTACTGCCACTGGAACTACGTGCTCGAGAACCTCTTCGGCCGCGTCGAGGCCGTGTCGAGCAAGGCCGTCACCCACATCCACGAGCGCTGGGACGAGCACGGCAACCGCTACGAAGCCACCGCCGACGACGCCGCCTACGGAATCTTCGAGCTCGAAGGCGACATCATCGCGCAGATCAACTCCAGCTGGGCGGTGCGGGTCGACCGCGGCGAACTGGTGGAGTTCCAGGTCGACGGCACACACGGTTCGGCCGTCGCCGGGCTGTTCGGCTGCAAGGTGCAGCCCCGCGTCAATACCCCCAAGCCGGTGTGGAATCCGGATCTGCCGACGGATCAGGACTTCTCGTCGCAGTGGACCCAGATCCCCGACAACCAGGAGTTCACGAACGGCTTCCGGGCGCAGTGGGAGCAGTTCTTGCAGGATGTCGTGGCCGACCGGCCGCACGCCTACGACCTGGCCGCCGGGGTGCGCGGGCTTCAGCTCGTGGATGCCGGGCTCACCTCCTCGGCGGAGGGCCGCCGGGTCGAGATCGAGCAGGTCGCCCGGTGACCACGGCGACAGGTCGTCGGCTGTCCATCCCGACCACCGAGGGGTGGCGGGAGATCGAGCTGAACGCGCCGCGCGACTGGACCGCGCATCCGGAGCCTTACTCCTCCCGCGTGGCCTTCGCTGCGGCGCACGTCGTGGCCGACCCGCACGGGAACAACGTGCCCGGAGCACCGGCCGCGATCGACTGGGACGCGACCCTCGGCTTCCGGCGCCGACTCTTCGAATACGGTCTCGGTGTCGCCGAGGCGATGGACACCGCGCAGCGCAACATGGGGCTCGACTGGCCCGCCATCCAGCAGCTCGTCTCGCGTAGCGCCGCCCAAGCAGCCGAGTTCGGCGCACGCATCGCCTCGGGCGCCGGCACCGACCACCTGCCCGATGCGGCGACCGCGGCGACGCCCGCCAGCCTGGCCGCGGTCGAGGCCGCCTACCTCGAACAGGTGGCCTTCGTCGAGGGCACGGGTTCGCAGGTCATCGTGATGGCGTCTCGCCACCTCGCGCGAGCCGCGGCGGGGCCCGACGACTACCTCGCCGTCTACGACCGCATCCTGAGCCAGGTGTCGCAGCCGGTCGTGCTGCACTGGCTCGGCGAGGCCTTCGATCCGCAGTTGCGCGGCTACTGGGGGTCGACGGATGTCGGAACCGCGACCGAGACCTTCCTCGGCCTGGTGCGCGCCCACGCCGCGAAGGTCGACGGCGTGAAGGTGTCGCTGCTGGATGCCTCGCACGAGATCAGCTTGCGCCGCGCGCTGCCCAAGGGCGTGCGCCTCTACACCGGCGACGACTTCAACTACCCCGAGCTGATCCGCGGCGACGACGAGGGCCACTCGGATGCGCTGCTCGGCGCGTTCGCGGCCATCGCGCCGGCTGCCTCCGCGGCTCTCGCGGCCCTCGACGACGGCGATCTCGCCCGCTACGACGCCGAGATGGCACCGACGCTCGCGCTGTCGCGGCACATCTTCGAGGCGCCCACCTTCTACTACAAGGTCGGCATCGCGTTCACCGCGTGGCTGACCGGAGCGCAGAGCGGGTTCCAGATGGTGGGTGGACTGCAGTCGGCCCGGAGCCTGCCCCACCTCGCCCGCGTGTTCGAGCTGCTCAACGACGCCCGGTTGCTTCCCGACCCCGAGCTCGCGGTGCACCGCCTCGGGCTCGTGGCCGATTCGCTGGGAGCGCGCCGATGAGCGACGCATCCAGCGACGTGCTGGTCGAGACCGCTGTCGACGTTCCGAGCGGCCTTCCCGCGCGCATCCCGACGCCGCAGCCCGGCGACCCGCGTCTCGCGCGGCTCTCGCTGAACCAGCGCACCACCGCGAACTGGAGCCTGCGCGAGGCGATCGACGGCACGGTCGCTGCCGGTCTCGGCTCGATCGGTCTCTGGCGCGAACCCGTGGCCGAGGTGGGTCTGGCGACCGCGGTGGAGTGGGTGCGGGCATCCGGTGTCCGCGTGTCGTCGTTGTGTCGCGGGGGGTTCTTCACCGCCGCCGACCCGACGGCCCGCCGCGCAGCCCACGACGATAACGTGCGGGCGATCGAGGAAGCGGCGGCGCTCGGCGCCCGTACCCTCGTGCTGGTGCCGGGTGGCCTCCCCGAGGGGTCGAAAGATCTCGCGGGCGCCCGGGCGCGCGCGGCCGAAGCCATCGCCGCGCTCGCGCCCGTGGCGAAGCGGCACGGCGTCGTGCTCGGCATCGAGCCGATGAACCCGATCTTCGCCGCCGATCGCGGAGTGGTCTCGACGCTGGGGCAGGCTCTCGACATCGCCGAGCAGTTCCCGGCCGACGAGGTGGGCGTCGTGGTCGACACCTTCCATCTCTGGTGGGAGCCGGCGGTCGAGGAGCAGATCATGCGGGCATCCGATCGCATCGTGAGCTACCAGGTGTGCGACTGGATCACGCCTCTGCCGGCCGACACGCTGCTCTCGCGCGGGATGATGGGCGACGGTCACATCGACTTCCCCGGCTTCACGTCGGCCGTGACGGCGGCCGGCTACACGGGCGACGTCGAGGTCGAGATCTTCAACGCCGACGTCTGGGCAGCGCCGGGCGCCGCGGTGCTGGCCACCCTGGCGCGACGCTACCTGGAGCTGGTCGAGCCGTGGCTCGGAGCCGCAGGCCTCGACACGGTGCGACCCAGAGCGTAACGTGGGTGCACCGCAGCCTGCGCCCAGACCCCGCCCTGGTGAACCCGCACCGAGCTTGGGACCCACAATGGACAAAGGTTATTGGACCGATGAGGTGGCCGCATTGGCGGTCATGACTCCGGTCGACGAGATCCACATCGACGAGATACCGTCGGAGCAGTTGCGCCGGCTGGCGGTGATCCTCGAAGAGATACGGCACGATCGGCAACCGCCGGGGCCCGCTTTCGAGGTGCGCTACCGGCAGATCCGGCACCTGCTCGAGACCGGCCAGCCCGACTAGCGCTCAGATCGCCTGTCGCTGGGCCGCCAGCGGGCACTCGAAGGGGTCGCGTTCGCCCAGTCCGACGTGGTTGATGTAGCGCAGCACGATGCCATACGACTCGAACAGACCGGTCTCCAGGTAGGGCACGTCGCGGTCGCGGCAGTAGGCGGCGACGATCGGTGCGGCCCGACGCAGGTGCGGCCTCGGCATCGACGGGAAGAGATGATGCTCGATCTGGTAGTTGAGTCCGCCCATCGCCACGTCGATCACGCGGCTGCCCCGGATGTTGCGGCTCATCATCACCTGCCGGCGCAGGAAATCGAGCTTCATCGATTTCGGCACCAGCGGCATTCCCTTGTGGTTCGGGGCGAACGACGACCCCATGTAGAACCCGAACAGGCCGAGCTGAACACCGAGGAAGGCTGCAGCCACGCCGGGGGAGAGCACGAGGAACGTCAGGGTGACGAAGCCGCCGATCCGGATGGCGAGGAACGCGATCTCGACGGCGCGCCGTTTGAGCGGCTCCCCGCTGAACACCCGGCGCACGCCGGAGGCATGAAGGGACAGGCCCTCCAGCAGCAGGATCGGGAAGAAGAACGCTCCCTGGTGCGCCATCAGCCACGACGCGAGTGGGCCGCGCCGCCGGTCGACCTGCTCGGGCGTGAAGGCGATGACGGGCAGCTCGATGTCGGGGTCGGAGCCCTGCTTGTTGGGGTTGGCGTGGTGGCGGGTGTGCTTGTGCTGCCACCATCCGTAGCTCAGGCCCACGAAGAGGTTGCCGAGCACCAGTGTCGTCCAGTCATTCCATCGCCCGGACTGAAAGATCTGCCGATGGGCGGCGTCGTGGCCGAGGAACGCCGTCTGGGTGAACAGTACGGCGAAGACGGCCGCCGTCGCGAGCTGCCACCAGGTGTCGCCGATCTGCACGAACACCCAGATGCACACGGCAAAAGTGACCGGAACCAGCAGCAGCTTGGTCCAGTAGTAGCCGTAGCGGCGGCGGAGCAGTCCGGACTCCTGGATGCGCTGCGCGAGTTCCGTGAACTCGCTGTTCCCGCGACGCGGCGTCGGCGTCTGGGGAAGAGAATCGACTGTGCTCACGAAGGCCCCTGCCATCTGCGGCACTGGCCGGAGCGGCCAGCTGCATCGCAACCGGGTCCGGGGTACGTCTGGTTCTCACGCTACTCCGGAGCACCGATCCGACAAGGGGAGCCGGCTACCGAGTGGCTGGGTATCCGCTGAGGACGACCGGGCAGCCGACCGCCCGGTCAGGACCGTCGTGCCGATTCGACCACGTCGTGCGCGACGATCGACAGCATCTGTCCGCTGTTGCGGGCCCGCGCGCGGAGCAACCGGAAGGCCTCTTCCATGTCGACCCCGTCGGTGTGGGCGATCACGCCCTTCGCCTGCTCGATGATCACCCGGCTGTTCAGCGCGTGTTGCAGCTGGTCGCGGGCGACGTCGGCTTCGCGGAGCGCACGCTCCTGGAGGATTCCGATCGTGGCGACGTCAGCCAGTGCCTGGGCTGCGGCCATGTCTCGGGGGTCGGCAGGCCCGAGTTCGTCGCTGAACAGGTTCAGCGACCCGATGGTGCGGTCGCGGAGGCGCATCGGAAGGGCGTACATCGATCGGTAGCCGAGGCTTCCTGCCCGGGCCGCGAACCTCGGCCACCGGAGCGAGGTGGCGGCGATGTCGTCGACCGACACCTGGTGCCCGGTGGCATAGGCGTCGACGCAGGGCCCCTCGCCCGAGGAGAGTTGCAGCAGGCCGATCAGGTGGCTCCGCTCACTCGTCGACGCGATGACTTCGAGATTGCCGTCGTCGGCGGGCAGAAGGATGCCGGCATCCGCGACACCGAGGATTTCTGCGCTCCGCACCACCAGGGTGTGCAGCAGCTCGACGACGTCGTAATCGGCGACGAGCGTGTCAGCGAGACTCACGAAGGCCTCCGCGAGTTGCTCTTCTCGAGTCCGACGCGTCATCCCTTCAATTTACCGTCGGTCGTCGATCACGTCACGGGTCGAATCGGCGCCGACGTCGCAGGAATCGACGGTTGCACGCTGGCGAACGCGCAGTGTCGGGAGCAGGCTGGAAGATGACCCTCTCAGGGTCGTTTTCGAGAGAGGTTCCATCGTGGCCCGCAACGACATGGACGACGCCCAGAAGCGCCGCGACCAGCTGACGACAGCTCCGAAGTCGGGAAAAGCCGACGCCGACCCGCGCATCGAGGTGGTGGAGGAGGGCGACGGATCGCCCCGCCGCATCGAGATCCGCGATGACGCGGCCGTACGCCCCGGTGGCGAACCTCCGCTCACCCGGTAGCGACGATCGACTTCGAGAACCAGTGCTCCGCGTAGGGGTCGTCGTTGAAAGCCGGGACCTCCTGATAGCCGAGCCGGGCATAGAGTCGCCGAGCCTCCACCAGGTCGCGCCGGGTGTCGAGTCGTATCGTCTGGCGGCCTGAAAGGCGCGCCAGGTGCTCCAGTTCGCTCACGACGAGCGAGCCGGTGCCCGAGCCCCGGCCCGCGGGCGCGACGAAGACGCGGGTGAGCTCGGCCACGCGGGCGTCGACGAAGCGAAGCCCGCCGCATCCCATCGCGACTCCGTGCGCGTCGCGCGCGATCACGAACAAGCCGGTCTCGCCCACCAGGTCATCGCTCGGCTCATCGGCCATCGCCTGTTCGACCTCGACCGGCTCGGCGTCACGCCCGTGATAGCGCCCCACCAATTCGCCGTAGTAAAGGCGCAGAATGTCGCGGGCGTCGTCGGAGGAGGGATCGACGCGCTCGATGCGATCGGCAGTCATGGATCGAGTATGCCGACTTCGCGCGAACGCCGTGGCCGACCTCGCTGCAGGCCCTCGTCGGGTGCAAGGTGGTGAGATGAGCACCGATGATTCCTCGCCCGCCTCCGTCCCGTCGGCGCCGCAGCCCGACTCCGCGCCGCTGACCGAGCAGCCGGCGGCACCCGAACCGCCCGAGCCGCGGCCGACCCTCCGTGCGCTCCTCACCGACCGGTTGGGGGAGGTCGGCATCCGGAGCGCGCAGATCCTGCTCGGGCTCACGCTCGCCGCCGTGATCGTGTTCGGGCTGGTGCAGTTGAAGCTCGTCGTGATTCCGGTGCTGATCGCTCTGATCCTCGCGGCCGCTCTCTCGCCGGTGATCAGATGGATGCGCCGACGGGGTCTCTCGGCGATCCTGGCCACCTGGATCACCCTGATCGGCGGCATCGTGGTGTTCGGCGGCATCGTGACCCTGATCGTGATGGCCGTGCGTGGGCAGTGGGAGGAGTTGTCGAAGTCGGCGGTCGACGGCATCGACCGCATCGGCGACTTCCTGCAATCGGGCGCCCTGCCCATCGACTCGGCGCAGCTCGACGATGCGCGCGAGGCGATCAGCGGCTTCCTCACCAGCAGCCAGTTCGGCACCGGCGCACTCGCGGGCGTCTCAGCCGCCGCCGAGGTCATCACCGGTGCGTTGCTCGCCGTGGTCGTGCTGTTCTTCTTCTTGAAAGACGGCGACCGCATCTGGGCGTTCTTCCTCCGCCCCTTCACCGGCCGTCGACTCGAACGAGGTCACCGGATCGGCGCCACCGCGGTGCGCACGCTCGGGGGCTACGTGCGGGGCACGGCCATCATCGCGTTCGTCGACGCGGCCGGCATCGGCATCGGCCTGGCCATCCTGCAGGTGCCGCTCGCGCTGCCGCTGGCGGTCATCGTGTTCATCGGGGCGTTCATCCCGATCGTCGGTGCGACCGTCGCCGGCATCCTGGCCGCGCTCGTCGCGCTGGTGGCCAACGGGCCGGTCGTCGCTCTCATCGTGGTGGCGATCGTCGTGGCCGTGAATCAGCTCGAGGGCAATTTCCTGCAGCCTGTGGTGCAAGCGCGATCGCTGAAGCTGCATCCGCTCGTCATCCTGGTCGCCCTGACCGCGGGCACCATTCTCGGCGGGATCGTCGGCGCCGTGCTGTCGGTGCCCATCGCCGCCGTGGCCTGGGCCATCGTGAAGGCGTGGAATCCGCCGGCGCAACCCGCGCCTCCGTTCGCGGAGCCGTCGCAAGCAGAACGCGTCTAAGCGAGAACCAAGATCACATTCTCTGGGTGACACTGCCGAGGGGAGCGGCAGGTACCGTCGTGGCACCGAACGAGAGAAGAGTGCCATGACAGATGCAGCGTTGGATGAACTGGGCCCCGTCGACTTCATCGTCGTCGAATTCCCCGCGGGCCAGTCAAACTTCACCGGCGAGATGGCCGACGAGCTGGTGCGACTGGTCGATGCCGGTCTGATCAGGGTCGTCGACATCCTGATTCTCGCGAAGGACGACGACGGAGCCGTCGAAGCCCTCGAACTGTCCGAGGCCGGGGATCTCGGGGGTCTCGTCTCGATCGAGGCCGAACTCGCCGAACTCCTAGCCGCCGACGACGTCGCCCACCTCGCGGCCGCGATGGAACCGGGCAGTGTCGCCGGCGTGCTCGTCTACGAGAATCTCTGGAGCGCCGGATTCGCGGCCGCGGCTCGCCGGGCCGGCGGTCAGCTCATCGCGAACGGGCGCATCCCGATCCAAGCCATCATCGCGTCGATCGAAGCCGACGCCGAACTCGAAACGGCAGGTCAGTGACATGTTGGGACGACGAGCAGGACGAGTCGGAGTCATCGGGGCCCCGGTGGCCCGTGTCGCGGTCGCCGGAGCTGCGGTGGCGAGCCCCGGTCGCGCGCCGGTCGCGAAGGCGGCGGTCGTGGGCGCCGCCGTCACGCCAGGACGCTCC from the Herbiconiux aconitum genome contains:
- a CDS encoding Gfo/Idh/MocA family protein, yielding MSTTTLRIIMNGVTGRMGYRQHLVRSILAIRADGGILLPNGDRIQVEPILVGRNEEKLAELAALHGVAEYTTDLSEALADDTATIYFDAQVTSARKDAILAAIAAGKHIYTEKPIANTVADGLELVAAANQAGVINGVVHDKLYLPGLLKLKRLIDSGFFGRILSVRGEFGYWVFEGDYLPAQRPSWNYRAEDGGGMTLDMYCHWNYVLENLFGRVEAVSSKAVTHIHERWDEHGNRYEATADDAAYGIFELEGDIIAQINSSWAVRVDRGELVEFQVDGTHGSAVAGLFGCKVQPRVNTPKPVWNPDLPTDQDFSSQWTQIPDNQEFTNGFRAQWEQFLQDVVADRPHAYDLAAGVRGLQLVDAGLTSSAEGRRVEIEQVAR
- a CDS encoding dihydrodipicolinate synthase family protein — translated: MTTATGRRLSIPTTEGWREIELNAPRDWTAHPEPYSSRVAFAAAHVVADPHGNNVPGAPAAIDWDATLGFRRRLFEYGLGVAEAMDTAQRNMGLDWPAIQQLVSRSAAQAAEFGARIASGAGTDHLPDAATAATPASLAAVEAAYLEQVAFVEGTGSQVIVMASRHLARAAAGPDDYLAVYDRILSQVSQPVVLHWLGEAFDPQLRGYWGSTDVGTATETFLGLVRAHAAKVDGVKVSLLDASHEISLRRALPKGVRLYTGDDFNYPELIRGDDEGHSDALLGAFAAIAPAASAALAALDDGDLARYDAEMAPTLALSRHIFEAPTFYYKVGIAFTAWLTGAQSGFQMVGGLQSARSLPHLARVFELLNDARLLPDPELAVHRLGLVADSLGARR
- a CDS encoding sugar phosphate isomerase/epimerase family protein codes for the protein MSDASSDVLVETAVDVPSGLPARIPTPQPGDPRLARLSLNQRTTANWSLREAIDGTVAAGLGSIGLWREPVAEVGLATAVEWVRASGVRVSSLCRGGFFTAADPTARRAAHDDNVRAIEEAAALGARTLVLVPGGLPEGSKDLAGARARAAEAIAALAPVAKRHGVVLGIEPMNPIFAADRGVVSTLGQALDIAEQFPADEVGVVVDTFHLWWEPAVEEQIMRASDRIVSYQVCDWITPLPADTLLSRGMMGDGHIDFPGFTSAVTAAGYTGDVEVEIFNADVWAAPGAAVLATLARRYLELVEPWLGAAGLDTVRPRA
- a CDS encoding fatty acid desaturase family protein, with protein sequence MAGAFVSTVDSLPQTPTPRRGNSEFTELAQRIQESGLLRRRYGYYWTKLLLVPVTFAVCIWVFVQIGDTWWQLATAAVFAVLFTQTAFLGHDAAHRQIFQSGRWNDWTTLVLGNLFVGLSYGWWQHKHTRHHANPNKQGSDPDIELPVIAFTPEQVDRRRGPLASWLMAHQGAFFFPILLLEGLSLHASGVRRVFSGEPLKRRAVEIAFLAIRIGGFVTLTFLVLSPGVAAAFLGVQLGLFGFYMGSSFAPNHKGMPLVPKSMKLDFLRRQVMMSRNIRGSRVIDVAMGGLNYQIEHHLFPSMPRPHLRRAAPIVAAYCRDRDVPYLETGLFESYGIVLRYINHVGLGERDPFECPLAAQRQAI
- a CDS encoding GAF and ANTAR domain-containing protein, coding for MTRRTREEQLAEAFVSLADTLVADYDVVELLHTLVVRSAEILGVADAGILLPADDGNLEVIASTSERSHLIGLLQLSSGEGPCVDAYATGHQVSVDDIAATSLRWPRFAARAGSLGYRSMYALPMRLRDRTIGSLNLFSDELGPADPRDMAAAQALADVATIGILQERALREADVARDQLQHALNSRVIIEQAKGVIAHTDGVDMEEAFRLLRARARNSGQMLSIVAHDVVESARRS
- a CDS encoding GNAT family N-acetyltransferase, which codes for MTADRIERVDPSSDDARDILRLYYGELVGRYHGRDAEPVEVEQAMADEPSDDLVGETGLFVIARDAHGVAMGCGGLRFVDARVAELTRVFVAPAGRGSGTGSLVVSELEHLARLSGRQTIRLDTRRDLVEARRLYARLGYQEVPAFNDDPYAEHWFSKSIVATG
- a CDS encoding AI-2E family transporter, translated to MSTDDSSPASVPSAPQPDSAPLTEQPAAPEPPEPRPTLRALLTDRLGEVGIRSAQILLGLTLAAVIVFGLVQLKLVVIPVLIALILAAALSPVIRWMRRRGLSAILATWITLIGGIVVFGGIVTLIVMAVRGQWEELSKSAVDGIDRIGDFLQSGALPIDSAQLDDAREAISGFLTSSQFGTGALAGVSAAAEVITGALLAVVVLFFFLKDGDRIWAFFLRPFTGRRLERGHRIGATAVRTLGGYVRGTAIIAFVDAAGIGIGLAILQVPLALPLAVIVFIGAFIPIVGATVAGILAALVALVANGPVVALIVVAIVVAVNQLEGNFLQPVVQARSLKLHPLVILVALTAGTILGGIVGAVLSVPIAAVAWAIVKAWNPPAQPAPPFAEPSQAERV
- a CDS encoding DUF6325 family protein; amino-acid sequence: MTDAALDELGPVDFIVVEFPAGQSNFTGEMADELVRLVDAGLIRVVDILILAKDDDGAVEALELSEAGDLGGLVSIEAELAELLAADDVAHLAAAMEPGSVAGVLVYENLWSAGFAAAARRAGGQLIANGRIPIQAIIASIEADAELETAGQ